DNA sequence from the Candidatus Neomarinimicrobiota bacterium genome:
TGCTGTCAGCAGGTTATTTTAAGGGTGTGATTCACTGCTATACCGGAGGACCGGAATTCGCAAAAAAACTGGTTGAGATGGGATTTCAGATCGGCTTTACGGGGATAGCCACCTTCGGGAGCAAGGAAATAGAAAAGGTAATAAAATGGATGCCGTTGGATCGAATTTTAGTGGAAACAGACGGACCTTATATGACGCCCGTGCCGCATCGAGGAAAACGAAATGAGCCGTCTTACGTAAGGTATGTAGCAGAAAAAATCGCCGAGCTGAAAGAAATCTCCTTTGAAGAATTGGCTGATATGACCACAAAAAATTGTTTAGACCTGTTTGAGCGAATTAATGTCGCCTCGTAACCAAGGATTTCGTCATAAGAAACGTTTGGGTCAAAACTTTATGATGGACAGGAATGTGGCCGCTAAAATAGTAGATGCCTCGGAAATTGGCGAGAATGATGTAGTGCTTGAGATTGGTCCCGGAATGGGGAGCCTTACAAAGGAGTTATTGAGTGTCGCCAAAAATGTGACAGCGGTAGAAATAGACGAGCGATTAGTTGAAAATTTGAAAGTGGATTTTGAGGATAATGATAACTTTAAAATCGTTCATAAAGATTTTTTGGAATTTGATATTTCCGGTTTCGCCGCTGCAACGGGAAGAAAAATAAAAATTGTCGGTAATATCCCTTATAATATTACGAGTCAAATTCTTATTCATACCTTTGATCATTTCAGCGCTGTCAGCAGCCTCACGGTGACGATGCAGAAGGAGGTAGCCGACAGAATTCTGAGTAATGCCGGAAGCAAGAATTATGGAATACTTTCGGTATATGCAGCGTTGTTTTCTCATCCAAAGAAGCTGTTCAACGTTTCACGCGGCGTATTCAATCCTAAGCCGAAAGTTGAATCGTCGGCGGTTATGTTCAAAATCAAAAATAGACTGCCTGACGATTTATTAGACTTAGATTTGTTTAAAAAAGTCGTTCGCAAGACATTCGGCAAAAGGCGTAAAATGCTTAGAAACAGCCTCAAAGAAATTGGCGAGTGCACAGAATTTCTTGCGGAAAATGGATTTGATCTCCGGAGACGTCCTGAATCCCTTGATGTAGAGGAGTTTATTGAACTTTCCAATGCTATTCATAGGTGGCAAAAGAGCGATAGCGATTCCTAAGTTTATAATTATAGACGGTAAAGAAGGCGGAGATAATCAACTCTGCCTTTTACATTCATTCAAATAAATCTTATTAAATTGATTACAAATGATTTGACTTGGATAGGTGATAATTCTAAATTGATGTTCGTCTTTTTTTCGGACGTGCAAAATTAAATAATGAAGAAAACTTTTGAAATAAATATTGGAGTGATTGTCGCTGGCGGCGTTTTAATACTGTTTTCACTTCTTTTTTATTTTTTACTGATGACCGGTATTCAGCTTCCAAATGATGATGAAGAGTATTACCTCCTGACAATTCCTATGGGAGCGAGTTTGGGTCAGGTGGCAGACAGCCTGTTATCTTTAGGAGTTACCGATTCTCGAAGAGAAGTTACAACGGCGGGTAGAATGCTTGGCGCTGATAAACTCATTAAAGCCGGTAGATATAAACTCAAGGCAGGCTCAAGGCTTTATGAAATATTTAATCTGATAACTTCGGGCGATGTGGAGCCTATCGTAGTGACTCTTTTAGAGGGCTGGAGCGCCAGAAGGATTGCCGAAGAACTGGCTGATAAACTCGATATAAATAAAACGCTATTTAAAAACCATCTGTCGGACTCTGCATATATAAGGAGTCTTGGTATGGATGTTCCTCATTTAGAGGGCTATCTGTACCCCGACACATATCATTTCAGTTTTGGTATGAACGAAAAATCGATGATACAATGGATGGTGACTCTCTTCTTTGAAAAATTCGGTGAGGCGGAAAAAAAGAGAGCAGAAGAACTTTCTATGTCAGTAAGAGAAATTATCACTCTTGCTTCAATTATTGAAGGCGAGGTAGTTCAGGATGAAGAAAGACCGATAGTATCATCTGTATATCATAACAGACTTAACAACGGTATGCGGCTTCAGGCGGATCCGACTATACAATATATATTAACTGACGGCCCCCGAAGGTTGTCAAGAAAAGATCTCTTTATCAAATCACCTTATAATACTTACAGGCACAGCGGACTTCCGCCCGGACCGATAGGTAATCCCGGTTTTCCGTCAATACAAGCGGCTCTCTGGCCGGCAGAAACTGACTTTATTTATTTTGTAGCAACAGGTGACGGTTATCATACGTTTTCCAATACGCTGGAAGAACATAATATAGCGAAACAAAAATTACGGAAATTGAGACAAGAATATGATAGACAGCAGTTGGAGAACACAAAGTGAGCGGGTTAAATCTCCAAGAACTGTTAAATCCGGAACAATTGGCAGCCGCCACAACGGTGGACGGCCCGATACTGATATTGGCCGGCGCCGGGAGCGGCAAAACGAGAGTTATAACTCATAGGATTGCCTACCTTATTAAGGAGGCGGGCGTAAGTCCTGAAAATATTCTGGCTGTAACTTTCACGAATAAAGCAGCGGAGGAAATGCGTGAAAGGATGAAAAAGATTTTAGGCGCGAAAGCGGCGAAAGTGCAGCTAAGCACGTTTCATTCGACCTGCGCAAGGCTACTCAGACAGGAATGTGAGTTATTGGGTATGCCGCGTAATTTCAGCATTTATGACAGCTCGGACCAGATTTCGGTCATCAAAGAGGTAATGGAAGACTTGGGAATCGAGTCCGGCGATTATAAACCAAAGCAATTCAGGTCGGCTATCAGCCGTTCAAAGAACAATATGCTGACTCCGAGAGACTTGATGGAAAAGGGAGGTTACTTTAACGAATTAACCGCAGAAGTACTCTCCGCGTACAATGTAATTTTAAAGAGATCGTCTGCGCTCGACTTTGATGATCTGTTACTCAAACCGTTAGAGTTATTCAGAAACAATGAGGAACTGAAAACAAAATACAGAGATAGATACAAATATCTTCTCGTTGACGAGTTTCAGGACACGAACAGGGCGCAATTCGAGCTGCTGCTCTATCTCACAGGAGAAGATAAAAACCTGTGCGTGGTCGGAGATGACGATCAGTCAATCTATGGATGGAGAGGCGCCGACATCTCCAATATATTGAATTTCGAGAAACACTTTCCTGATACCAAAGTATTTAAATTAGAACAGAATTACCGCTCTACTAAGCACATACTCGGAGCCGCTTCCAGCGTTGTTAAAAACAACAAGAAGAGAAAAAAGAAGAAGCTGTGGACAGATTCCGCTGAGGGTAAAGTGGTGACCTTTATTAAAACTTCTGACGACAGGAGTGAAGCAGCCCAGATTCAGGCGTATATACAGGAAGAAATTTTTAACGAAAAGAGAACTTTCAAAGATTTTGCCATACTTTACAGAACTAACGCTCAAAGCAGGGTTTTGGAGGAAGCGCTTCGGTTGGAAGGAATTGCCTACGTTATAGTCGGCGGTGTGAAATTCTATGATCGTAAAGAAGTCAAAGACCTGTTGAGCTATCTCAGGCTGATTTCTAATCCGAACGATTCGGCAAGTTTGAAGAGAGTTATTAATTATCCTCCCCGTGGCTTAGGTGCGGTGACTTTAAGAAAAATCAAGGAGTTCGCCCTCAGCAACAAACTGTTGTTCTGGGAGGCTTTAGAACGTTTAGATGAGATAGAAATCGGGACGAAACAGAAAAAAAGCTTGACCGGATTTAGAAAACTGATCGAAAAATATACCGAATTAAAAAAGGAACTTCCCCTTGAGGAACTTGTAAGAGTGTTAGATGAGGAGCTTGGGATAAGAAAATTGCTGAAACAGGAAGGCACGGAAGAATCGCTGCAGCGGGAAGCAAATATCAGGGAACTCTTTAACAGCATTTCCGAATTTTGCGAACAGAACCCGGGAACCGATCTTGACGGTTTTTTAGAAAATGTAGCGCTCGTATCCGATATTGACAGTTTAGATTCGGCGCAGAATGCAGTTAAGCTAATGACTCTTCACTCTTCAAAAGGATTGGAATTTCCTGTAATATTTATTGCAGGCTGCGAAGACGGACTTCTTCCCCTTATTCGTGAAGCCGATATAAATGGCGAGAGCGAAAATATCGAAGAGGAACGAAGACTGTTTTACGTAGGAATGACGCGGGCTAAAGAGA
Encoded proteins:
- the mltG gene encoding endolytic transglycosylase MltG, which produces MKKTFEINIGVIVAGGVLILFSLLFYFLLMTGIQLPNDDEEYYLLTIPMGASLGQVADSLLSLGVTDSRREVTTAGRMLGADKLIKAGRYKLKAGSRLYEIFNLITSGDVEPIVVTLLEGWSARRIAEELADKLDINKTLFKNHLSDSAYIRSLGMDVPHLEGYLYPDTYHFSFGMNEKSMIQWMVTLFFEKFGEAEKKRAEELSMSVREIITLASIIEGEVVQDEERPIVSSVYHNRLNNGMRLQADPTIQYILTDGPRRLSRKDLFIKSPYNTYRHSGLPPGPIGNPGFPSIQAALWPAETDFIYFVATGDGYHTFSNTLEEHNIAKQKLRKLRQEYDRQQLENTK
- a CDS encoding UvrD-helicase domain-containing protein; protein product: MSGLNLQELLNPEQLAAATTVDGPILILAGAGSGKTRVITHRIAYLIKEAGVSPENILAVTFTNKAAEEMRERMKKILGAKAAKVQLSTFHSTCARLLRQECELLGMPRNFSIYDSSDQISVIKEVMEDLGIESGDYKPKQFRSAISRSKNNMLTPRDLMEKGGYFNELTAEVLSAYNVILKRSSALDFDDLLLKPLELFRNNEELKTKYRDRYKYLLVDEFQDTNRAQFELLLYLTGEDKNLCVVGDDDQSIYGWRGADISNILNFEKHFPDTKVFKLEQNYRSTKHILGAASSVVKNNKKRKKKKLWTDSAEGKVVTFIKTSDDRSEAAQIQAYIQEEIFNEKRTFKDFAILYRTNAQSRVLEEALRLEGIAYVIVGGVKFYDRKEVKDLLSYLRLISNPNDSASLKRVINYPPRGLGAVTLRKIKEFALSNKLLFWEALERLDEIEIGTKQKKSLTGFRKLIEKYTELKKELPLEELVRVLDEELGIRKLLKQEGTEESLQREANIRELFNSISEFCEQNPGTDLDGFLENVALVSDIDSLDSAQNAVKLMTLHSSKGLEFPVIFIAGCEDGLLPLIREADINGESENIEEERRLFYVGMTRAKEKLYLTSAAVRRTYGNFTPSKESPFLSEIDEKNIETVQPEYRINQLKAASVSRARKPYRSKKGTADSKYKIVAGNIVSHKLFGKGKVLEVTPDHGDLKLVVDFGEVGTKNLLAGYAKLEVIS
- the rsmA gene encoding ribosomal RNA small subunit methyltransferase A, translated to MSPRNQGFRHKKRLGQNFMMDRNVAAKIVDASEIGENDVVLEIGPGMGSLTKELLSVAKNVTAVEIDERLVENLKVDFEDNDNFKIVHKDFLEFDISGFAAATGRKIKIVGNIPYNITSQILIHTFDHFSAVSSLTVTMQKEVADRILSNAGSKNYGILSVYAALFSHPKKLFNVSRGVFNPKPKVESSAVMFKIKNRLPDDLLDLDLFKKVVRKTFGKRRKMLRNSLKEIGECTEFLAENGFDLRRRPESLDVEEFIELSNAIHRWQKSDSDS